In Bacillus alveayuensis, the genomic window AGAGCCATTAGATGTACATTGACAATTTCTGTTGGGGAGTTTTCAAGTTTAAATGTATATAATTGCTCGTGAGTATCATGGAATTTTTTAATCACATCTGCCATTGTGTCTTTTGTTACAACACCATTTGGGACAGGTACTTTTACTGTATGTTCTTGGCCGATATAACGAAGGTCAACATATCGTGTAAATAAGACCCTATTTTTTTCAACACCTTCATCTTCATATTGGCTAATAGCCTTATTTTCTTGTTGAACTAACAGCTTATTGAATTCATCATAATCTATATCATCTACACGTCGAATAAAAGTTTGAATGTAATCATGACGTAAATCGGTCATCAGCATTCCCCATGCAGAGAAAACAGAAGATGCTACTGGAACAATTACCTTTCTAACTCCAAGCTCTTTTGCAAGTGCAGGAGCATGCATGGAGCCTCCACCACCAAATGCCACTAACGTAAACTCACGAGGATCGTATCCTTTTCTTACAGAGATTAATTTAAGCGCATTTAACATATTGGAATTTGCAATGCGAATAATACCTAGTGCTGCTTCGTCAACAGAAACTTCGAATTTATTTGCAATTTTTTCTGCAATGACTTCCTTTACTTTCACCATATCAACATCATTATCAAAGTTTTTAGGGGAAAGTCGACCTACTACTAAATTGGCATCTGTAGTCGTCGGCTCTGTTCCACCTTTTCCATAAGCAACTGGTCCAGGAAGGGCTCCGGAAGATTGAGGTCCAACTCTCAAAGATCCGCCGTCATCTATCCAAGCTATTGAGCCCCCACCATTTCCAATTTCAACAATATCAACAACAGGAACCTTAATTGGATATCCAGCACTTCGCTCATTACGTTCAATGTTGTATTCTGTTGTAACCTTAACATCTCCACCATCAATAAGCGAACACTTAGCCGTTGTGCCACCAATATCAAAAGCTATAATGTTTTCTTCACCAAGAATTTTTCCTAAAATGGCAGCTCCATATATTCCTGCTACTGGTCCAGATTCAACCATATTAATTGGTGTTTGCTTTGATTGTTCAAATGTTGTGGTACCACCATTAGATTGCATAATATATTTGTTTGAATCTTTTTCAATTTTGCTAAGTTCTTTTTCAAGACGATCAATATATGTAGAAGCAATAGGCTTTACATATGAGTTTAATACAGCTGTACTAGTACGTTCATATTCTCTCCATTCTCTCGTTACCTCATGAGAAGCAGTTACAGCAACCTCAGGCCACACTTTTTTAATATACTTTACCGTTTCAATCTCATGAAATGGATTGCTATAGGAATGAAGATACGAAACTGCAATCGCTTCAACATTTTCTGATTTAAAATATTCAATAATTTCTTTTAATCTTTCAACATTTAGCTTTTCAATTATCTCACCTTTATAATTTAAACGTTCTTCTATCTCTTTGCGTAAATAGCGAGGAACAAAAGGCGTTGGTTTTTTATATTGAATATTAAAAAGATCAGGTCTATTTCCTCGAGCAATTTCTAATACATCACGAAAACCCTTTGTGGTAATTAACCCAGTCTTAACTCCTTTTCTTTCAGTTAGTGCATTGATGATTACGGTAGTTCCATGAATAAATGTATCTAATAGTTTAGTATCGATACCACTTTCCTTAATAACATTTAATACGCCATTTTCAAAATTAGGAGGTGTTGTATGACTTTTGGCCACACCGATTTTACCTGTATCATCGATATAAACTAGATCAGTAAATGTCCCCCCAATATCTGTTGCAACTCTCATAATTTAACCGCCTTTCTCAATCCATAATTAATAAAAAGTAATCAGTTATTAAAATATAACAGGTGTTACTACAGCAAGAACTTTGGCATCTACTTCTAAAGGATTGTTTACAGAGTGAAGTAAATGCGACGGAAAATGAATAGAGTCTCCTGCTTTCAAAAAATATTCCTTACCATCTACGTAAAACAATAATTCTCCTTCGAGAACATAATAAAACTCTTCTCCTGGATGGCTAAAAGATTTCTCCGTTGTAGGTCCTGGCGGATACGTAACAAGTAACGGTTCAATATTTCTTCCAGAAAATTCTCCACCAAGTCTCGTATAAACAACCCCTGATCCTTTTAATTGGAACGGCTTTTGTTCTTCCTTTTTGACATAATAATTTTCGTTTTTATAATCTTCAAAAAAAGTAGTTATAGGGGCTTCCAAAGCATCGGCAATCTTTTTTAATGAAGTTATCGCAAGCGATGATGATGCTCTTTCAACTTGGGATAAAAAGCTTATTGATAATCCTGTTTTTTCACTCAACTCCTTTAAAGTAATTTTCTTTTCAGTTCTTAATTCACGAATTCGCTTTGATAATTCCTCCAAACCACTACCTCCAAAAAACGACTTCCTATAATATTACAGTATTACTAAAAAAATATTTAAGTAATACTGTAATTTTTATGTTATCACAAAATTGTCAGAATTAAAAATAAATTTTTAAAAAAATAACAAATTAAAAATATGTATTATTTTCAAGTACTGATACATGTTCTTTTCTTAGCAGCTTTCTTAGCAGCTAAAATACATAATTCCTGTATAACTGTAATTATCAACTTTTTTAAGACAATAAAAATATTGGAGAAATGTATTCACTGACGATCTGTAGTCTTTTGGTTTTAATGGGTGCATGTGATAGGCTTGTTTGCTGGAAGACGCCAGTTGTGTGAGAGCGAGTAGATGTGTTCTGGCAACGTCATATCGATAGTATAGTAAGACCAATCTTTTCTTTATAAAAAATGGAAACTCACTTAAATTGGATAAATGATAAAAAGCTTGAAAAAACTACTGATAAACGCATTTTGAAAGGAGTAAACGACATGAGAAAGATTTTATGCTTTTCTTTCATCTTGTTTTTATTATGTAGTTTTACAATCCCATCCTTTGCCGCATCTGAAAACATAAAAATCCCTAATTCTGTCACAGATATTTCTCAAGACAATACGTACCCGAATCCAACGCAAGACTTGCCGTATTTACAGCCAAGTGAATTAACTCAGCAATTAATTGACTCTTCCAATGTGAAAATTGAAAATCCCGACTTAATTAAAATGTTAAATGAGACGAATATAATGCCGTCACCGGTTGCCATTGGGTATCGTGCCACCATTTATTTAGGACAGTGGGCATTAAACTATGAATCGACAGAAACAGCTGCCAACTGGGAATATCAAAAAATAAACACGAACTATTTTGATAACAGGGGAGGAAAATCACCTGTTCAAATTCGTTATAAGCAGGAAGTACAAAAGAAAGTAACGGGTGGGTTGACAGCCAATATTCCAAAGGCTGAAGATGTTAAAAAAATGATGCTCCTAAAAGCTGTCAAGAAAACAAATTTACCGTTATCATTTGAAACGGTTGTTGGAGTAGGAACGAAAAAAGAGCATGTTTATAATATTCCGCCAAAAAAAATGGGCTATTTATATGCGTATGCCCCAGCCATCAACGAAAAAGGAAAGGTGACGTATGGTGAAGTGTATTTAGTCTTAAAAGGAAGGCAAAAGAAAATTGTTGTGAAAAATGTAACTCAACAAGGAATCGGTGCTTGGATTCCTGTTCAGGACCGTGTTTCATTTGGATTTGTTATCACTGAACAACCAAAATAAATATAGAAGCTGACCCGAAACAATGAACATAGCATGTTGCATGAAAAAATGAGGTTTGTCCATGTTGGGTCAGCTATATATTAGTTAAATGCCGCTTTCACTTGAATGGCCTTTCTTTTGTGATGAGATCATTAGGAAGCGTTCTTCAGCCAATTCTATTTGATGATCATATAGTGTTTGCGCGATCATTTTACGAGCTTGTTTACTTGCTTCCCAATAGTAACGGTCATCGACAAGTCCAATGATCGTATACTCATAGCCGCGAAATCCTGCATTTAAGGAAGTAATACCATAAATTTGGAACGGTTCTATCATTGCTCCAGAATCATCACGCTTCAAGCAGTAAGCAAACTTTTCGTTTAGGCTGTTACAGGCTTCTTCTAATACATTCCAAACCTCATCGGGATTTTCACGAAAGCTCACAACTGCACGTTCGATCACTCGCATTTGCTCAATATTATAGTTTTGAATTTGCTTAATTTCTCCATTGCTAATAGTTAAGACTTTACCGCTCCATTCTCTCAGCTTGAGTGAACGTAAACCAATTTCTTCAACGGTTCCGTTAAAGGTATTATTAATTGTGACAAAATCACCTTGGTGAAGCTGTTTTTCATAAATTAAAAAGATCCCTGCTAATATATCTCGAATTAAGCTTTGAGCACCAAAGCCAATCACAATCCCAGCAATTCCGGCACCAGCCAAGATACGACCGAAGTCTTCAACAAATTGTGAAAGAATATATAAAAGAAATCCAATTGTTGCAACATATCTTGTCAAAGAGCGAATAAGGCTCTCAATTGTTTTTTCCTTTCGCTCTTCAATAAAATCTGTTTTCTTGAAAAAATTGTGAACCAATTTATTGATGATACGTGTAACGATAATAAGGATCAAACCGACGATGACAATTTTAATGATAGGGTGGTTAACTATTTGTAAAAATTGCTCCATACACAGTCCCCTTTAAAAAAATTTAGAGATTTGCTTTTCTTACAGTAAAATCAACATCTTCATAGTAGCTATTTTTAACTAGAATATTAGGGCCGAGACATTTGACATTTGGACAATGACAATTCAATTGTTTAGCTATTTTTGACTGGCTCCATTTTTCGTATGCAGATAGTAATGTGTCTTCTTGAATATTCCCAAGCGGTGGTGTATCACCAAAATCTGTTACAATAATGTCGCCAGTAAAGATATTGACATTTAATCGTGAACGGCCGTCAGGATCATTACGTACCGTTACATTTTTACTGCTTCCGAGACGTTGAAGCAACGCAAGATCTTTTTCATCATCACTACATGCATAAAAAGGCAATGTTCCAAATAGCATCCAAACGGATTGATCACGTACGTCCAACAAATGATGAATGGCTTCCCGGAGTTCATCAAGTGTTAATGCTTCTAAAGTACTTGCAAAATCACTTGGATACATCGGATGAACCTCGTGGCGCTGACATTTCATTTCTTCGACGATTTGTTTGTGAATTTTTTCAATATGAGGCAGGGTTCGTTTATTAAGCATTGTTTCTGCTGAAACCATTACACCAGCGTCTACAAGCGCGCGGCTGTTTTCAATTATTCGCTCAAAATATTTCGCTCTCTGTTCGTAAGTCGGTTTACGATCCATCATCGCAAATCCGCCTTCTACGAAATCATCAATTGTTCCCCAGTTATGAGAAATATGTAATACGTCTAAATACGGAATAATTTTTTCGTAGCGCTTTAAATCTAATGTTAAGTTTGAGTTAATTTGCGTTCGAATGCCGCGTTCATGAGCGTATTTTAAAATCGGTATCACGTATTCTTCAACAGATTTTAAGGAAAGCATTGGCTCTCCGCCCGTAATGCTTAAAGAACGTAATGTAGGAACTTCATCTAAACGCTTTAAAATCAAATCAAGCGGCAGCGCCTCTGGATCTTTTGGCGATAATGTATAACCGACAGCACAATGTTCACAGCGCATGTTGCAAATAGTTGTTGTCGTAAATTCAACATTGGTTAATGTTAATTTTCCATATTGCTCGATATCTAAATACGCTTCCCAAGGATCATAGGAAGGGGTAATGGGAGCTAATTTGTTTTGAACAGCCATTTTGATCACACTTCTCCTTTTCAATCCACCAGATCATATCATTTTATATCATATGTGCTTTCAAAAAACTTAGCAAATATTCATTATAGCATGTTAACAAATAATAGGGAGAGGAAAGATTCAAGCCAATATGTTTGAAATATAAAAAAAATGAAAAATTCCTCAGAAAAAGACTTTGTCTAAAAACTAATGTAAAGAGTTTCTAAATGTAAGCTTTTACAAATTTCTTTAAATCAAGAATTGAACAGAGTATAATAAAAATTGTGGAAAAAGACAGAATTCTTTTATTTGAAAAGGGGAGAGCGGGATGGAGAAGCTTTTTGAAAGTATGTACAAGCTCATTGTGGAAACATCTACGAATTTGCCGAAGGATGTTCGTCGTGCGATTTACGAAGCAAAATTAAAAGAAAATGCGGGAACAAGAGCGGCCATGTCGCTAGCGACGATCTCCGAAAATATAAGAATGGCAGATGAAAATGTATCGCCGATTTGTCAGGATACGGGATTGCCAACCTTTAAAATCAAGGTTCCAGTAGGTGTAAATCAGCTTAAAATTAAAGAAGTCATTAAAGAGGCCATTGCTAAAGCGACAAAAGATGGAAAGCTCCGTCCAAATTCAGTTGATTCGTTAACTGGCGAAAACTCTGGCGACAATTTAGGTGAAGGGACACCTGTTATTAAATTCGAACAATGGGAAAAAGACTACATGGATGTTCGCCTTATTTTGAAAGGCGGAGGCTGTGAAAATAAAAATATTCAATATAGCCTTCCATGCGAGCTAGAAGGACTTGGACGTGCAGGCCGTGATTTAGACGGAATTCGGAAATGTATCTTGCATTCTGTCTATCAAGCACAAGGCCAAGGCTGCTCGGCTGGGTTTATCGGTGTTGGAATCGGCGGCGACCGCACATCTGGATATGAATTAGCGAAAGAGCAGCTTTTCCGCAGTGTCGATGATGTAAATCCGAATGAAGATTTACGCAAGCTAGAAGAATACATTATGGAAAATGCCAACAAGCTTGGCATTGGTACAATGGGATTCGGTGGAGAAACAACTTTATTAGGCTGTAAAATTGGAGCGATTAACCGTATTCCAGCAAGCTTCTTCGTATCGGTTGCGTACAATTGTTGGGCATTCCGCCGTTTAGGAGTTTATATTGATCCGGAATCAGGTGAAATTACAAAATGGCTTTACCAAGACGGCGAAGATGTTGATTTATCGAATCCGCCTGCAAATGAAGAAGCTGCTGCCTCATCTGACTCTGAAAGCCGTGTAGTTACTTTAGAAGCGCCAATTACAGAAAAACAAATTCGTGAATTAAAAGTTGGCGACGTCGTACGGATTAATGGCATTATTTACACTGGACGTGATGCCATCCATAAATATTTAATGGATCACGATTCACCTGTTGACTTAAATGGTCAAATTATTTATCATTGCGGACCAGTTATGTTAAAAGATGAAAACGGTAATTGGGAAGTAAAAGCGGCAGGTCCGACAACAAGTATTCGTGAGGAGCCTTATCAAGGGGATATTATGAAAAAATTCGGTGTTCGCGCCGTCATGGGTAAAGGCGGCATGGGGCCCAAAACATTGCAAGCGTTAAAAGAGCATGGCGGCGTTTACTTAAATGCCATCGGTGGAGCTGCACAATATTATGCGGAATGTATTAAATCCGTTGAAGGTGTTGACTTGCTTGAATTCGGAATTCCAGAAGCGATGTGGCATTTGCGCGTTGAAAACTTCACCGCTGTTGTAACGATGGACTCCCACGGAAACAGCTTGCACGAAGATGTGGACAAATCTTCATTAGAAAAGCTTGCTCAATTTAAAGAGCCTGTTTTTAAATAATTTTTTCAAAAAGGGACTTCTAATTTTTGGGAAGTCCCTTAATTTTATATTCCTGTCCCCTAGTACTTGATAATGTTCATTTGCAACTCGAAAAGTAAATAAAGGGCTTCTGATTCCGTCAAGGGCTGTTGTTTTACAAAACAGGCACCTATATTTAAGCTTCACAGTAAAAATGTTATCATTAGGTAATGATAAAAAAGAAAGGGGTGAATGGAGTGGCCTTACGTCATGATTCTTTTGTATCTTTAGAAAAGTTTTATGAGATGAGGGAAAAGAGTGAACAGTTGTTAGAGTACATTGATGGCGTTGTATACATGTCGCCTTCTCCATCTACAAAACATCAACGAGTATTAAGTCGTCTTCAATTACAATTTGGAAATTTCCTGCTAGATGCTCCATGTGAAGTATTTGTTGCCCCTTATGATATCGAATTAAAGAGTGAAAAGATTGAAGGGAATAAAATTGTTATTCCTGATATAAGCGTTATATGTGATAAAAATGGTTTTACTGAAACGAAATATATCGGCGTTCCTCACCTTATAGTAGAAATCCTTAGTCCATCCAATCAATCACATGACTTAGTTACAAAGCTCAATCTTTATATGAAGTATGGAGTGAAGGAATATTGGATCGTGAATCCAATGATTAATTCCGTTACCGTTTATGTTTTAAATGATGCAGGAATGTATGAACAGTTTGCCGTAAAATCAGAAAAAGGCAAGGTTTCATCGAAAATATTGAACGGGTTTCATGTCGACTTAGAATATATATTTGCAACATAACGTAGCTGTTAGTTTTTTTTCGAAGTTTTATTTTTCGTTATGAATAACTCACTTATAAGAGCTTTGGAATTATTACCAGTATGAAACGTCCTTTCCGAAATACACTAATATCAAAAGTAAGTGTTTTTCGGAAGGAGAGAACGATGTGAAGCGTTTGTTCTTATTTATTAGTTTTTCGATTTTTTTCCTCATCAATATTCATCCCGTATTAGCTGTTTCCAATCAAGTGATTCATTGGGGCTTTAAAAAGAGCACGAATCAAGAGCCGCCATATGCCGGAAAAGAGCTGGAATCGATTTTGCAAAAATACGGAGCTTATTATTTAGGGGATACACGGAAAAAGGATATTTATTTAACGTTTGATAATGGCTATGAAAACGGTTATACAGCAAAAATTTTAGATGTGTTAAAAAAACACGATGTGCCCGCAGCCTTTTTTGTTACAGGTCATTATTTAAATGATCAGCCTGAACTTGTAAAAAGAATGGTGAAAGAAGGGCATATCGTTGGTAACCATTCATGGAGCCACCCTGATTTAACAAAAGTAAGCGAAGAGCAATTTATAAAGGAATTAAATTCTGTTAGTCAAAGAGTAGAAGAGTTGACAGGGCAAAAAGGGACGGTTTATTTGCGGCCGCCAAGGGGAATTTTTAGCGAACGAACACTTGCTTTATCAAAAAAATACGGGTATCAAAACGTCTTTTGGTCACTTGCTTTTGTTGATTGGAAAATCCATCATCAAAAAGGCTGGCAATATGCCTATGATAATATAATGAATCAAATTCATCCAGGCGCGATCATTTTGTTGCATACCGTTTCAAAAGATAATGCAGAAGCACTAGATCAAGCGATACAAGATTTAAAAAAAGAAGGATACCGTTTTAAAAGCTTAGATGACTTAATGATGGAAAAAGAAATCGAGCATCCGTATTTGTTTTCCCTTTGACATTGTGCGAAGGGTTTTTTATATTTACGATGATAACATTTAAAAAGGTGCGGATCTCATGATGTGGAAAGAACAAGTTGAAGCAACACCGCCATATGATTTTGACCAAGTGTTAGAAATGTTGGCTCTTGATCCTTTAAATAAAGTAAATATTGAAAAGCGTACGATTGATGTTCCATTATATGATCGATTAGGAAATCCTTTTGTCGTTACAGTACAAGCTACCGGAACAAAAGAAGAACCATCCTTTATCGTAACAGGGATGAATGAAGGTCAAAAAGAGCATGCGATGAGCGAACTAGTCCGCATTTTTCATTGGGATCGTTCGCTGAAAGTCATTCAAGAGCATTTTTTACAAACGAATTTAGCCAAGCTTTTTAGAGAGCATGAAGGAACACCACTAATTCTTGATTTCCATGTTTATAATTGCTTAATGAAATGTATCATCCATCAGCAGCTAAATTTATCTTTTGCTTACCAATTATCAACGTCGTTTGTGAATACATTCGGGACAACAATAGATGGAGTAAAGTTTTATCCGAAGCCAGAAGTAGTAGCTGAATTAAATTATGATGATTTGCGGAGCTTAAAATTTAGTAGGCGCAAAGCAGAATATGTGATTGATACTTCAAGGTTAATTGCTGAAGGAAAACTTTCTTTAGAAAAGCTTCATGACATGAATGATCAAGAAGTGATGAACAAGCTCGTCAAAGTGAGAGGGATTGGTCCGTGGACGGTGCAAAATGTATTAATGTTTGGACTTGGCCGATCGAATCTTTTCCCAGTTGCCGATATCGGTTTGCAAAATGCCGTGAAAAAATATTTTAACCTTGAGCGAAAACCGACGAAAGAAGAAATGGAAAAATACAGTCGAGAGTGGTCGCCTTATTTAAGCTATGCGTCCCTTTATTTATGGAGAAGCATTGAAAAGAAACGGAGAGAAACAACATGACGAAAAACGTAACGATCGAAAAAGGGCAGCAATTTCCTCTCACAATTAAACGACTCGGAATTAATGGGGAAGGAGTAGGCTATTTTAAAAAGCAAGTCGTTTTTGTTCCGGGTGCTTTGCCTGGGGAAGAAGTGGTAGTGGAAGCGACGAAAATTCATCCGAAGTATGCAGAAGGAAAAATAAAACGAATCCGCAATAAATCTCCTCATCGTGTAAAAGCACCATGTGTCCACTTTGGTGAGTGCGGAGGCTGTCAGCTGCAGCATTTAAGCTATGAACAGCAGCTTAAGGAAAAACGAGATATTGTCATTCAAGCTCTTGAACGCCATACAAAATTGAAGATGGAAGAGCTAGATATTCGTGAGACGATCGGAATGGAAGACCCGTGGCATTATCGAAATAAAAGCTCTTTCCAGCTTCAAGGAAAAAAAGGTGAAGTAATCGCCGGATTGTACGGTCTCGATTCCCATCGACTTGTCCCGATTGAGTCTTGTATGGTGCAGCACCCTTTAACCGATAAAGTAACGCAAATCGTGAAACAAGTACTAAGTGATTTTAATATACCAATTTATCATGAACGAAAGCGAACAGGGCTTGTGAGAACGATTGTGGTAAGAGCAGGTATTCAAACAGGACACGTTCAAGTCGTTCTTATTACAGCGAAAAAAGAATTGCCACGTAAAGAATTAATTGCAGAAGAAATTATAAAGCGTGCTCCAGAAGTTACATCAGTCATGCAGAATGTAAATGGCCAAAAAACATCGCTCATTTTTGGAGATGAAACATTACCAATAAAAGGGGAGCAAGCGATTCAAGAAACACTCGGCGACCTGTCATTTGAGCTCTCGGCTCGTGCCTTTTTCCAGCTCAATCCGACTCAAACGGTAAAGCTATATGATGAAGTGAAAAAAGCGGCACAATTAACCGGAAACGAAAAAATAGTAGACGCTTACTGTGGCGTAGGAACGATCGGACTTTGGCTCGCCAAAGACGCAAAAGAAATCCGCGGCATGGACGTCATCGAAGAATCCATCCAAAACGCCAACGAAAACGCGAAAAAACACGGAATCCAAAACGCAACCTATGTAACGGGAAAAGCAGAACAACTAATGCCCAAATGGGTCAAAGAAGGCTGGAAACCTGACGTAGTTGTCGTGGA contains:
- a CDS encoding 23S rRNA (uracil-5-)-methyltransferase RumA (product_source=TIGR00479; cath_funfam=2.40.50.140,3.40.50.150; cog=COG2265; pfam=PF01938,PF05958; superfamily=50249,53335; tigrfam=TIGR00479), with amino-acid sequence MTKNVTIEKGQQFPLTIKRLGINGEGVGYFKKQVVFVPGALPGEEVVVEATKIHPKYAEGKIKRIRNKSPHRVKAPCVHFGECGGCQLQHLSYEQQLKEKRDIVIQALERHTKLKMEELDIRETIGMEDPWHYRNKSSFQLQGKKGEVIAGLYGLDSHRLVPIESCMVQHPLTDKVTQIVKQVLSDFNIPIYHERKRTGLVRTIVVRAGIQTGHVQVVLITAKKELPRKELIAEEIIKRAPEVTSVMQNVNGQKTSLIFGDETLPIKGEQAIQETLGDLSFELSARAFFQLNPTQTVKLYDEVKKAAQLTGNEKIVDAYCGVGTIGLWLAKDAKEIRGMDVIEESIQNANENAKKHGIQNATYVTGKAEQLMPKWVKEGWKPDVVVVDPPRTGCDEKFLKTIKKVKPKRFVYVSCNPSTLAKDIQYLSDQYKVEYIQPVDMFPHTAHVECVSQIVLK
- a CDS encoding DNA-3-methyladenine glycosylase II (product_source=KO:K01247; cath_funfam=1.10.1670.10,1.10.340.30; cog=COG0122; ko=KO:K01247; pfam=PF00730; smart=SM00478; superfamily=48150); translated protein: MMWKEQVEATPPYDFDQVLEMLALDPLNKVNIEKRTIDVPLYDRLGNPFVVTVQATGTKEEPSFIVTGMNEGQKEHAMSELVRIFHWDRSLKVIQEHFLQTNLAKLFREHEGTPLILDFHVYNCLMKCIIHQQLNLSFAYQLSTSFVNTFGTTIDGVKFYPKPEVVAELNYDDLRSLKFSRRKAEYVIDTSRLIAEGKLSLEKLHDMNDQEVMNKLVKVRGIGPWTVQNVLMFGLGRSNLFPVADIGLQNAVKKYFNLERKPTKEEMEKYSREWSPYLSYASLYLWRSIEKKRRETT